In Vigna unguiculata cultivar IT97K-499-35 chromosome 3, ASM411807v1, whole genome shotgun sequence, a single genomic region encodes these proteins:
- the LOC114176908 gene encoding uncharacterized protein LOC114176908 — MATAMACEGVSCRGNQASTLILTSGASGRIRALFSLRALKALLAFFNAVVLLLLFPFRKGTLLSSRLAWKSAAASTSSTARRALAIRRLMDDADADPTSLRDYRLIASSRGDTIFTQSWIPRSPNNTIRGVVFLMHGLNEHSGRYTDFAKQLNANGFKVYAMDWLGHGGSDGLHGYVHSLDDAVSDMKTFLDKVLNENPGLPCFCFGHSTGAAITLKALLDPKFEARIAGAVLTSPAVGVAPAHPVLLVLAPIASFVLPTYQCSSAYKKGSVVSRDPEALIAKYSDPLVCTGPLRVRTGYEILRITTYLQKNLKKLRVPFFVLHGTADSVTDPVASQKFYVEASSTDKSIKLYDGFLHDLLFEPERDAITQDIIQWLNSRV; from the exons ATGGCAACGGCAATGGCATGTGAGGGCGTGTCTTGCAGGGGGAACCAGGCCTCCACCTTGATCTTGACGTCCGGAGCCAGCGGCAGAATCCGCGCCCTCTTTTCCCTCCGAGCACTCAAGGCCCTCCTTGCCTTCTTTAACGCTGTCGTTTTGCTCCTTCTCTTTCCCTTCCGCAAAGGGACCCTCCTCTCCTCCCGACTCGCATGGAAGAGCGCCGCTGCTTCTACCTCTTCCACCGCCAGGAGGGCTCTCGCCATTCGGAGACTCATGGACGACGCCGACGCCGATCCTACCTCTTTGAGGGACTACCGCCTCATCGCTTCCTCCAGGGGTGACACTATTTTCACCCAGTCTTGGATTCCCCGCTCCCCTAACAATACCATCAG GGGAGTTGTTTTTCTTATGCATGGACTTAATGAACACAG tGGCAGATACACTGACTTTGCCAAGCAGCTTAATGCTAATGGTTTCAAGGTTTACGCCATGGATTGGCTTG GTCACGGTGGAAGTGATGGGTTACATGGTTATGTCCATTCTCTTGATGATGCCGTGTCTGATATG AAAACATTTTTGGACAAGGTTCTAAATGAAAATCCTGGACTCCCATGTTTCTGCTTTGGACACTCAACGGGAGCAGCCATTACTCTTAAG GCTCTGCTTGATCCGAAGTTTGAAGCTCGCATAGCTGGTGCCGTATTGACATCCCCTGCAGTTGGTGTTGCCCCTGCTCATCCTGTTTTGCTG GTACTTGCTCCAATAGCTTCTTTTGTGCTGCCAACATATCAATGTAGTTCTGCATACAAGAAGGGTTCGGTAGTGTCTAGAGACCCGGAGGCTCTAATTGCTAAATACTCTGATCCATTAGTATGTACTGGACCTCTTAGAGTACGAACTGGTTATGAGATTCTCAGAATTACAACCTACTTGcagaaaaatctaaaaaaattaagagttcCATTTTTTGTTCTCCATGGCACTGCTGATTCCGTAACTGATCCCGTTGCTTCTCAAAAATTCTACGTAGAAGCCTCTTCAACTGACAAGAGTATCAAACTATACGACGGCTTCTTACATGACCTTCTCTTTGAACCAGAACGAGACGCTATCACACAGGATATAATTCAATGGCTGAACAGTAGAGTATGA
- the LOC114175833 gene encoding annexin D5-like: MATLNVPPVPPSPRDDAIALYTAFKGFGCDTSVVINILAHRDSTQRAYIQHEFRAMYSSDLLKRLASELSGKLETAVLLWMHDPAGRDALILKQCLTAENLEATTEVLCSRSSSQLQYLRQVYYTKFGVYLEHEIERYASGDHKKMLLAYLTIPRHEGPEVNREIAEMDAKVLYKAGEKRLGTDEKTFVQIFSERSAAHLTAVDHYYDSMYGHSLKKAIKKETSGNFALSLLTILQFSANPAKYFAKMLRKAMKGLGTDDTRLIRVIVTRAEIDLQYIKAEYLKKYKKTLNDAVHSETSSHYRAFLLLLLGPNQ; encoded by the exons ATGGCGACCTTGAATGTACCCCCTGTTCCTCCTTCCCCCAGAGACGACGCCATAGCTCTTTATACCGCTTTCAAAG GATTTGGATGTGACACTAGCGTTGTCATCAATATACTTGCTCATCGAGATTCCACGCAGCGTGCCTACATCCAACATGAATTCAGGGCAATGTATTCCTCGGACCTTCTCAAACGCTTAGCTTCTGAGCTTTCTGGCAAATTGGAG ACAGCAGTTTTGCTTTGGATGCATGACCCAGCTGGGCGTGATGCCCTTATCCTCAAGCAATGCCTGACTGCGGAAAATCTTGAAGCCACCACTGAAGTATTATGTTCGCGAAGTTCTTCCCAGCTGCAATATTTAAGACAGGTTTACTACACTAAATTTGGGGTTTATCTGGAGCATGAAATTGAAAGATACGCCTCCGGGGATCATAAAAAG ATGTTGCTTGCATATTTAACCATACCGCGTCATGAAGGCCCTGAGGTAAATAGAGAGATAGCTGAGATGGATGCAAAGGTTCTCTACAAAGCAGGGGAGAAGAGGCTGGGAACTGATGAGAAAACTTTTGTGCAAATATTTAGTGAACGGAGTGCAGCACATTTAACTGCTGTAGATCATTATTACGATAGCATGTATGGACACTCCTTGAAAAAG GCAATAAAGAAGGAAACATCAGGAAATTTTGCTCTCTCACTTTTGACAATTCTTCAATTTTCTGCGAATCCTGCGAAGTATTTTGCTAAG ATGTTGCGCAAGGCCATGAAAGGTTTGGGGACTGATGACACAAGACTTATAAGGGTGATTGTAACAAGAGCTGAGATTGATTTACAATACATCAAAGCAGAATACTTAAAGAAATACAAGAAGACGCTGAACGACGCAGTCCACTCAGAAACATCTAGCCACTACAGGGCTTTTCTTCTCTTACTCTTGGGTCCCAATCAGTAG
- the LOC114178131 gene encoding purple acid phosphatase 17-like: MSISFLFSLIITYVLCVLSASAQLQRFPHPSRHDGSLSFLVLGDWGRRGSYNQSQVAFQMGKVGEKLDIDFVVSTGDNFYDNGLINELDNAFEESFTKIYTAKSLQKQWYSVLGNHDYRGDAEAQLSPVLRGMDSRWLCLRSFIVDSELVEIFFVDTTPFVQEYFAEPQEHKYDWRGIGPQKPYVNNLLKDLELALGESTAKWKIVVGHHAIRSVGHHGDTQELIEKLLPILQANNIDFYMNGHDHCLEHISDTESPIQFLTSGAGSKAWRGDIKPMNRRGLNFFYDGQGFMSVKLTQTDATIEFYDVFGNVLHRLASSKQLHSSS, translated from the exons ATGTCCATCTCCTTTCTCTTCTCCCTCATCATCACCTATGTCCTCTGTGTTCTTTCTGCATCTGCACAACTCCAGAGATTTCCACACCCTTCTAGACATGATGGTTCTCTTAGCTTCTTGGTGCTCGGTGACTGGGGCAGGAGAGGCTCTTACAACCAATCACAAGTCGCTTTCCAg ATGGGAAAGGTTGGAGAGAAACTCGATATCGACTTTGTAGTTTCCACTGGGGACAACTTCTATGACAATGGACTAATCAATGAACTCGATAACGCCTTTGAAGAGTCGTTTACCAAAATCTACACAGCAAAAAGCCTGCAGAAGCAGTGGTATAGCG TGTTAGGCAACCACGACTACAGGGGTGATGCAGAGGCCCAACTGAGTCCTGTCCTTAGAGGAATGGATAGTAGATGGCTCTGCCTCAGATCATTTATTGTAGATTCAG AGCTGGTTGAGATTTTCTTTGTAGACACCACTCCTTTTGTTCAAGAATACTTCGCTGAACCACAGGAACACAAGTACGATTGGCGTGGCATTGGACCACAGAAACCTTATGTTAACAACTTACTCAAG GATCTAGAGTTGGCACTGGGGGAGTCAACAGCAAAATGGAAGATTGTTGTTGGTCACCATGCCATTAGAAGTGTTGGACATCACGGTGATACTCAAGAACTTATAGAGAAGCTGCTCCCGATCCTTCAG gcaaataatattgatttttaCATGAATGGGCATGATCATTGTCTTGAACACATCAGTGACACAGAGAG CCCCATTCAGTTCCTGACTAGCGGGGCAGGGTCAAAGGCTTGGAGAGGAGACATTAAACCAATGAATCGAAGAGGCCTAAATTTCTTCTATGATGGACAAGGCTTCATGTCCGTTAAATTGACTCAGACTGATGCCACCATTGAGTTCTATGATGTTTTTGGCAACGTTTTGCACAGACTGGCTTCTTCAAAACAGCTACATTCTTCCTCGTAA
- the LOC114178130 gene encoding purple acid phosphatase 3-like — MAGLGVWIMAFISLCSLNVSALLQRLHHPVKADGSLSLVVIGDWGRKGTYNQSEVAAQMGRVAEKLNIDFVISTGDNFYDDGLTGINDPAFELSFSKIYTAKSLQKQWYNVLGNHDYRGDVEAQLSPILQKIDPRWICKRSFIVDTEIAEFFFVDTTPFVDKYFLKPKDHKYDWRGVLPREKYLSKLLKDLEIALKGSSANWKIVVGHHPIRSIGHHGDTQELIRQLLPILEANDVDMYINGHDHCLEHIISRSSQIQFLTSGGGSKAWKGDTDNNRKDGAKFYYDGQGFMSVELEQTNAKVVYYDIFGKVLHVVNLSKELRSAYAI, encoded by the exons ATGGCTGGTTTGGGTGTATGGATAATGGCTTTCATTAGTCTGTGTTCTCTGAACGTATCAGCTCTTCTCCAACGCCTACACCACCCTGTCAAAGCTGATGGCTCACTTAGTCTTGTTGTCATTGGAGACTGGGGAAGGAAAGGAACGTACAACCAATCAGAAGTTGCTGCTCAG ATGGGAAGAGTTGCAGAAAAGTTAAATATCGACTTTGTGATATCCACTGGAGACAATTTCTACGACGATGGATTGACTGGTATAAACGACCCCGCTTTTGAACTTTCCTTCTCAAAAATCTACACTGCCAAGAGCCTCCAAAAGCAGTGGTATAATG TGTTGGGAAACCACGACTACAGGGGAGATGTGGAAGCACAACTGAGTCCAATCCTTCAGAAAATTGATCCCAGATGGATCTGTAAAAGATCCTTCATAGTTGATACTG AAATTGCTGAGTTCTTCTTTGTCGATACAACACCTTTTGTGGACAAGTATTTTCTTAAGCCGAAGGACCACAAGTATGATTGGAGAGGAGTGCTTCCAAGGGAGAAATATTTATCAAAGCTCTTAAAG GATCTGGAAATAGCCTTAAAGGGTTCTTCTGCCAACTGGAAGATTGTTGTGGGGCATCATCCTATAAGAAGCATAGGACACCATGGTGACACCCAAGAGCTCATAAGGCAGCTTCTGCCAATTCTTGAG GCAAATGATGTGGATATGTACATTAATGGGCATGACCATTGCTTGGAACACATAATTAGCAGAAGCAG CCAAATCCAATTCTTAACCAGTGGTGGAGGTTCAAAGGCATGGAAAGGAGACACAGATAACAATAGGAAAGATGGCGCAAAGTTTTACTATGATGGACAAGGATTTATGTCTGTGGAGCTTGAACAAACGAATGCAAAAGTtgtttattatgatatttttggcAAAGTTCTGCATGTTGTGAATCTGTCCAAGGAGTTACGTTCTGCCTATGCCATATAG